The sequence below is a genomic window from Sandaracinaceae bacterium.
GGCCGGTCCTGCGTCCGGCATCGCGGGGGCGCCGTCGCAGCCCAGGACAGCGCCCAGCGAGAAAGCGACGACGAGGCTCAGGCGGAGGGCGGCGCGCGGCTCGCTCCAGTACGGCATGCGAACGATGCTAGCACCGAGCTGCGCATTGGCCCTGGCGGCGGCCCGGCGCGGGCTCCATACCGCGCACCGTGAGCGAACCCGATTCGAGCTCGGTCAAGAGCGGCGCGGTGATGGCCGTCGTCGCCTACAGCCTCTGGGGGCTGCTGCCGATCTACTGGAAGCTGCTCGGCGCGGTGCCCGCGATCGAGGTGCTGACCCACCGCATCGTCTGGTCGCTCGGCTTCATCGCGGTCCTGCTGTTCGCCCGTCGGGGCTGGCGTCGGACCCTCGGGTTCCTGCGCGATCGCGAGACGCGCGGCGCGATGCTGCTCTCGACGGCCCTGATCGCGACCAACTGGTTCATCTTCATCTGGGCCGTCAGCGCCGATCGCGTGACCGAGGCGAGCCTCGGCTACTACATCAACCCGCTGTTGAACGTCGCGCTCGCGCGCGTCTTTCTCGGAGAGCGCCTTCGCCCGCTGCAGGGCGTGGCCGTCGCGCTCGCCGCCATCGGCGTGGTCACGCTGACGGTGATGCGGGGGGAGCTGCCGTGGGTCTCCGTGGTGCTCGCCGTCTCGTTCGCGCTCTACGGTCTGGTCCGCAAGCGCACGCCGGTCGGCGCGGTCGAGGGGCTCGCCATCGAGACGGGGCTCGTGACGCCGCTCGCCATCGGCTACCTGCTGCTGCTGAGCCCCCCGCTCGGCCACCTCGTCACCGCGGACCCCGTCACGGTGGGCCTGCTCGTCGGCGCGGGGGTGATCACCGCGGTGCCGCTGCTCGCCTTCGCGGGCGCCGCGCGTCGGCTCCGCTACACGACGCTCGGCATGATCCAGTACCTCGCCCCCACGCTCCAGCTCGGCTGCGCGGTGCTCCTCTACGGCGAGGCCTTCACGCAGGCGCACGCGATCACCTTCGGGCTGATCTGGATCGCGGTGCTGCTCTACGTGATCGACATGCTGCGCCGTCCATCGCCCGACCCGGCGCCCGCGCGCTCAACGTGAGAGCCAGCGCTCGAGCAAGGCGCGCTGCGCCGCGCCGAGCGGACGATCCGGCGGCATGCGCCGCGCGGCGTCGGCCGCGGTGCGCACGGCGAGGACCGTCCTCCCGTCCTCCGTCCGCAGCCAGCCCTCGCGGGCCATCGCGCGGAGCGCGCCGGTCGGGTCCGTCCCGATGAAGTCGTGGCAGGGCGCGCAGCGCGGCCGCAGCACCGACGCGTGCAGCGAGGTGAAGAGCGCGTCCGCCTCGAGCGTCTCGGCCGCGACCGGCTCCGCGCGCGCCTCGCCCCGGTGCGCGGCCCAGCGATCGCGCGACATGCGCAGCACGGTGCCGTTGGTGTCCTCGACCAGCCAGAGGCTCCCGTCGCGCGCCTGCGCCATGCCCACCGGGGAGCCGCGCGGGCCGAGGTCCGACGCGTCCCAGCCCGCGATGATGTCGGTCGGTGTGGCGTCGGCAGGGGGCAGCCCGTCCGCGCCGACCGGGAGGCCGATCACGCGGTGGCCGGGGCTCCGGTACCCGTGGAGCGAGATCAGCAGCAGCCCGTCGAGCGCGCCGAGGTGCGCGCCGCGGTAGTACAGCATGTCGAGCGGCGCGCCGTGGGGAGGCAACAGGAGATGGGGCGGCGTGTAGGCCGGGTTGTCCTCGCAGCCGAACGACGAGTGCGTCCACTCCGGGTCGCGCTGGTCGCGGTCCCAGCAGTACGGCCAGCCGTAGTGCGCGCCGCGGCGCAGGATGTTGAGCTCCTCGTGCGGGCGGCTGTCCTCGCGGAAGTCCACGCCGTTCTCGGCCTGCAGGAGCGCGCCGCTCTCGTGCGCGGCCAGCGCGACCGAGTTCCGCAGGCCGTGCGCGAAGTACTCCGGCTCACTCGACCAGCTGCGCGGGCCCGTGCGGGCGAAGCGCCAGACGGCGCCCGTGTGGCGCGCCTCGTCGACGCAGCGGTCGGCGGGCAGGGCCTCGAGGCAGCGGTCGGTGCCCGAGCCCATGTTCACGATGAGGTCTCCGTCCGCGCTGAAGACGAAGCTGGTCAGCGGGTGGAAGCGCACCGGGCGGTCGGGGAGCGCGATCGGCAGGTCGTCGACCACCGTCTCCATCGTGCCCGCGGGATCGTCGGCGGCCGGGTCGAAGCGCCGGATCCGCTGGACCTCGCCGACATAGATCCAGCCGTCCGGGCCGACGCGTCCACCGTGCGGGCGATCGAGCCGCTGGGCGATGCGCGTCGCGTCCCAGCCGTCGTCGCCGCGGGTCAGCCTCCAGAGCCGGCCGGCGCGGCTGCGGCGGGCGCCGTGGTCGACGATCCACATGACGTCGTCGCGCTGCGGGTCGGTGACCACCGAGCGCGGTCGGAAGCGTCCGCGCGCCTCCGCGATTGCGGGCAGCTCCGCGTGCGCGACGAGGCCGACGCAGGTGCCCTCCGGGGTGTCGAGCGAGAGGGCGGGGAGGCCGTCGCAGTCTCTCCCGAGGTCGACCTGATAGGGGCCGCGTGCCTCCACGCGAGAGGGCGGCGCGGGCTCGGGCTCGGGCTCGGGTGGCTCCGGTTCGGGAGGCGTCGTCGGGGGCTCGACCTCCACAGCGGGCACCTCGGGCACCTCGGGCGCGGGCGGGCGCGGCGGCGGCTCGCGATCCTCTCCGCAGGCGAGCGCGATCGTCAGCGAGAGCGTCAGCCCGATCGCGCGCCTCGGCCCCACGCGCCTCGGCTCCTCTCAGAACACGTAGCGCATGTACGCGCTGCCGTGGATCCCGAGCGCCGGCGACTCGCCCCCCGCGCCCTCGAGCGACGGGTAGTGGCGCACGCCCCCGAGCAGGCCGATCGAGTGGTGGCGCGCGCGCAGGTGCCAGTCGATGCCCAGCTCGCCGCCGTAGGCGATGCCGATCGTGCTCGCGTCCGGGAAGCCGTAGAGGTCGAGGATGTCGGTCGTGGCGACCATCAGCGCGAACTGTCCGCTGAGCCAGATGGCGAACGCCTCGGTGAAGTTGGCCTGCACGCGCAGCGAGGCGCTCCCGCCGACGATCTCGAACGCGGTCTGCGCGGGCGGCGGCGGCGCCTCCGTGTTGTGCATCGAGCCCTCGGCCGAGAGCAGCACCATCAGCCAGTCGAACAGCTCGTAGCCGGCCGAGATCACCGCCCACGGCCCGACGCTCACGAGGTCGCCGATGCCGCCGACGAACCCCATCGCGCCGATCTGCGCCTCGACGAAGAAGCCGTGCGCGTAGAGATCGCGGCTGATCGGGATGGCCTCGGGCGGCAGGCGCTCGACGTCGAGCCGCGTGAGGTCGGGCTCCTCCGTGGCGATCTGCCCCTCGTCGTCCGACGCGTCTTGCGCCGAGGCGGCCGACGTCCAGGCGAACATCATCGCCAGCATCAGCAGGCGCAGGGCGGGTGACCCGAGCACGGACCGGAGCCTATCGGTGCGCCGACCGTGGCGTCAATGACCCCGACAAGGGTGCGAAATCATGAGCACAACGCCGGCGCTTGAATAGGCGAGGAGCGAGCGCGGTCCGAATTCGCGTAGCCGGGAGCTTCCCGGAAGGAGACGACGATGAAGAAGACGACGATGACCCTGGCCGCGCTCGCGGCCCTCGCCATCGCCGGGGCGCCCCTGGTCGGGGACGCGCAGCAGACCACCTCGGCCGCGACCGTCGCCGCGCAGGTGCAGGGCTTCTACGACCAGACGAGCACCGTGCAGAGCGCCTTCTACCAGTCGCACTACGACCGCATCTACCGGCGCACGACACGCTCGCGGGGTGTGCTGACCATCTCGCGCCCGGGCAAGCTCCGCTTCGACTACCTCGGCGGCAACGGCAAGGTCGTCGTGAGCGACGGCGCGACGATGACGGTGTACGAGCCCGGAGACGACGGCGGCGCGGGCCAGTACGCCCAGGCGCCCGTCCGGGAAGAGGGCATCCCCTCGGCGCTCGCCTTCCTCACCGGGGGCGCTCGGCTCGACCGGGACTTCACCTTCCGGCTCCGCGACGCCTCGGCCTTCCGCTGGGACGGGCACGTGCTGGAGCTGCGCCCCCGCCGCGACGAGCCCGCCTACCGCCGCGTCTTCCTCTACGTGGACGACGACCCCCGCGCGGCGGGCGTGGTGCGCCGGGTGCTCATCCAGGACCACGACGGCAACCTCAACCGCTTCGACTTCCGGCGGACGCGCTTCAACCGGGACGTCAGCGAGGGGCGCTTCGAGTTCTCGCCCCCGCCCGGCGCGCGCCGGATCTGACTTTTCTCTCTTCGGCGTGAAACGATCGCCCATCTCCACCCCACCTCTCGTACCGAGGTGGGGTATTCTCGTTGCGCCGCTGAGCCGTGCGCGGCGGGTCGTGTCTCTCCCACCTGCGAACATCGGGACGCCGAGGGCCTCCCGGGGGGACTGACCGAGCGCGGCATGCTCGCTGCAGGAGAGATGGATATGCGACAGATCATCGGACTGAGCCTGGGCCTCGTGTTGCTCGTGGGGGGATGCGACGGGAACGACGGAAACGTGCCCGAGGCGGGGCCTCCTCCCATCTCGGGCGGCACGCTCCACGCCACCGCGGACGCCCGCTACGCCATCGTCTCGGATCCCGCCCGCGCCTCGATCTTCGTGGCCGACCTGGCGAGCGCCAGCCAGCTGCATCGCCTCGAATTGACTGCGGAAGACGAGCCCGGCCGGATCGCGGAGGACGCCGAGGGGCGCGTCTTCGTGGTCCTCCGCCGCGCGGGTGAGGTGGTCACGCTCGACCCCCGCGGGGGCACGATCACCGAGCGCCGCGAAGTCTGTCGAGCGCCCCGCGGCATCGACGTGGACCCCGACGGGGACCTGGTCATCGCGTGCGCCGAGGGGGTGCTCGTCCGCATGCCGGCGACGGGAAGCGGGCTGCACACCGTGAAGCTCCCGCCCGATCTGCGTGACGTGGTGGCACGGGATGGCAGGACCTACGTCTCCCGCCTCCGGACCGCGGAGATCCTCGTGCTCGAAGGCGACCGCGTGGTCACGACCATGCGCCCCACCTCCATCAGCACGGACGAGGACCCCTTCGGCCGGAGCCTCGAGCCCACGGTCGCCTGGCGCATGCGCGGGGTCCCGGGCGGCGTGATGCTGGTGCACCAGAACTCGGTCTCCTCGCAGCTCGGCGTGCTCGGCGGCTCGAGCGGCGTCTACTACGGCGGTGACTGCTCGCTCGGCGTCGTTCGCGCGGTCGTCACGATGTTCTCGGTCCCGGCCGAGGATCCCAGCCTCTTCCAGAGCACGGCCGTCGCCGTCGATGGCGCGAGCCTCGTGGTCGACGGCGCGATCGAGGAGGCGACCGGCCGCATCTACGTCTCGGCCGCGGCGGAGACCGGGCCCAGCACCTTCGGGGGCCGCGGCTTCGGCTTCTCCGGCGCGCGCATCCTCGAGCCGCGCGGCATGTCGAGCATCCCGACCTGCTTCGCCTCCGGGTCCGGCGATCAGCTGCGCGGCGGCGACTTCGCGGCGACGGCGGTCGCGCCCATCCCGGGCGGCGGCATGGTCGTGCAGTACCGTGACCCGTCCATGCTCGTGGTCGACCATGGTCGCTCCCCGCTCGCTGGCGGCGAGCCCTCCACCCGGCAGATCGCGCTCACGGGCGGGCCGGTGCAGCACTTCGGACACGCGCTCTTCCACGAGGCGGCGGGCACCGGCGCGACCTGCGCGGGCTGTCACCCGGAGGGCGCCGAGGACGGTCACACCTGGCTCTTCGAGTCCGGCACCCGCCGCTCGCAGACGCTGACCGGCGGCATCCTCGAGACGGCCCCGTTCCACTGGGACGGCCAGGTCGGCGGCTCCACCGGCGTGATGGAGGGCACCTTCGTCGGGCGCATGGGCGGGCAGATGCCGCGCGCGGAAGAGATCGAGTCGTTCAGCGCGTGGATCGACGCCCTGCCGGCCATGCCGGGCGAGCCCATCGCGGACACGGGGGCGGTCGAGCGCGGCCGGACCCTCTTCGAGGACGACGCGATGGGCTGCGCGAGCTGCCACTCGGGCCCGCGCCGCACCAACAACCAGTCGATCGACGTCGGCACCGGCGGCCGCTTCCAGGTCCCCGGCCTCTACGAGCTGAGCTACCGCCCGACGTACTTCCACGACGGCTCGGCCGACAGCCTCGACGCGGTGGTCGCCAGCCACGGCAACAGCACGAGCCTCGACGACACCCAGCGCGCCGACCTCGTCGCGTTCCTTCGCACGCTCTGATCCCGGGGTCGCGCCCGCACACGCACGAGACCATGAGCATCCGTTCGAGACAGCGCGCGGCGTGGTGGGCGCCCCTTTGCCTCCTGCTCCTCTGGGCCACCAGCCCCGCGGCAGCCCAGGCCCCCCACCCGGAAGCGGGCGCGGACCCGGGCTCGGAGACCGACTCGGACTCGGATGCGGACGCGGCTGCGGACGCGGGAGCGGATGCGGACTCGGGTGCGGACTCGGACTCGGATGCGGGGGCGGACTCGGATGCGGACGCGGCTGCGGACGCGGACGCGGGAGCGGTCGCGGAGGCGGACTCGGGAGCGGTCGCGGAGGCGGTCGCGGGAGCGGACGCGGGGACGGACGCGGAAGCGACCGCCTCGGGAACGAGCACCACCGCGACGATCGACGAGCTGGACGGGGTCTCTCCCTCCGCCTCCCCCGACTCCGGCTTCGAGAGCGCGTTCGACGACGAGTTCGCGGATCTCGACGGCTACCTCGGCGAGCACGCGAGCACGTGGAACCTCGACGACGGCGAGGGCGAGGGCGAGCCCTGGCAGGACTACGACCCGCCCTACTCCTACCAGGGGCGCTCGCTGGCGCGGGTCGGCCTGCAGCTGCGCGTCGCGGGCCTGCCGGGGGGCAAGCCTCCGGTGCCCGAGGGTCCCCTCGGGGAGCTCGGGTTCGTGTTCGACACACGCTACTCGGCCTTCAGCGCCTGGCACTTCCGCGCGGTGCTCGCGGTGAGCGCCCAGAACGTCGGCCGCGCGTACGAGGGCGGCGGCGCGGTGGCGGTGAGCAGCCCGTTCGCCATCCGACTTCGGCTGCTGCCCGTCGCGTTCGACGCCGGGGAGTGGCTGACCCTCCGTTTCGGGCCGGACATCGGCATCCAGTGGGCGGAGGAGTCGGGCGCGGGCGGGACGTTCGAGGTCTTGTTCGGCACGCTCGGGGAGGTCGCGCTGCGCCTGCTCGACGAGCGCCTCGAGGTCGCCGTGCACGGAGGCTTCCAGTTCACCGCGGTGGGTCGCGTGACCCGCTTCAATTTCGGGCGCGAGCTCGTGCCTCAGGGCGTCCTCGGAGGGAGCGTGGCGTGGCTCTTCGACTGAGATGCGCGCTCGTGTTGCTCGCCACGCTCGCGGCGTCGGGGTGCCTCCCCCAGCGCTCGATCGGGCACTTCGCGGACAATGGGTTTTACCATACGCGAGATCACTACCGCGTGCGGTACGCCGACGGTGAGGCGTCGCGCGGGCTCGTCCCCGGCTGGGACCTGGTGAACTTCCACCACGGCGAAGACGGCCAGCCGGTCCAGGCGCGGAGCGAGCCACAGTGGTGGTCGGGCTACGACCTGCGCGAGTACGGGGTGCACCGCGGCCGAGTGACCCGGGCCGAGCGCTGGGATCTCCGCTTCGCGCGGGGCGACGACGCGATCTTCTCCCGGACCGTGCCTCTGAAGCCGTCCTGGGCGAGCTACGATCTCCCGACGCTGCTCCGCTACGCCGTGCACGCCATCCAGGCGCGCTACGCCGGGGCGCCGGATCTGCTCGGGACGGACGAGGGGTTGCCGGGCTTCGTGCGGGTGATCAGCGAAGGTGACGCGGTGGTCGACGGCCGACCGGCGCGCTTCATCACCTTCGACCATCAGGACCGGCAGAGCCGCCAGAGCGCGCGGCGCGTGACGCTGGTGGCGATGCGCCCGGGCCAGCACGCGTGGCGCGTTCGCCGCTGGCGGGTCCCGATGCTGCTCGTCTTCGGCGTGGTCACGGAGCCGGGAGCGCACCGGGAGAGCCGCGCGGACTTCGAGGGGCTCGTGAGCCGGGTCGACGTGCGCTGAGAGACAGCGCTACGGGGCGGCCATCATCATCATCATCGCCGCCGCGTCGGCCGGGCCGAAGAGCGCGGGCTGCGGCGCCATCCACGGCTCGGCGTCGCCCTGCACCAGCACGCCGCGCACGTCGCGCACGCGGAGCGTGTACTCGAGCAGGACCGGGACCGGCGACTCGCTGCGGATGCCGACCCGGAGGCCCGTCAGCGCCGGGATCGCGTCCGGGATGTACATCTGCGAGCGCCGGTCGTTGGCCGACTGGTTGTCGAAGTAGACGATCTGGTTCGGGTTCGGCGCCATGTTCACGACCGTCGCGAGGTCGACCGCGATCTCGTCGATCTCCTCCTCGCGGATCGTGCCGCTCAGGCGCTCCCCGGGCCCGAGGCGGTAGGTGCGCTCCCACTGCGAGAAGTCGATCTGCAGCTCCTCGTCGACCACCTGCACGCCCGGGTTGTACTCGTGGAACTCGTTGATGCCGTTGAGCACCACGCCCGCGGTGACGCTGCTGTCGGGGGACAGGTTGGAGAGCGTGAAGTCGACCTGGATCTCGAGGTCCCCGCGCCGCAGCCACGGCAGCTGCGCGTAGGGGATCTGCATGTCGCCCACGTCGCCGAGGGCGGCCAGCTCCTCCGCCGTCGGCTCGCGGAGATCGATCAGCACCCGCTCCTCGAGGAGGTAGAGGTTTCCGTCCTCGGACTCGAAGAAGGGGGGCGTGGTCTCGTCGATGGCCATCGCGAAGATGCCGCCGCCCTCGGGCGTGATGTAGCGCTGCTCCTCCAGACAGCCGGAGAGCAGGAGGGCGAGCACCGAGAGAGACAGGACCGGGGCGTGGAAGGTCGCGCGCATCGTGGAGTTCCTCTGCGCAAGCATCGTACCGCACCCGGGGCGGGCGATCATCGATCTCCGAGGGGTCCGCCGCCCCCGATCGTCGGCTCGGGGTGGGGGCTGCCGCCCTATCTCTGGAGCAGGTGTGGGACCTTTCGCGAGCCCTCGTCCCGGAGGCGCAGCGCCAGGTCGATGCGGGCCGCCGCGTTGATCAGCCCGAGGTGGCTGAACGCCTGCGGGAAATTCCCCAGCAGCACGCCGGTGTTCGGGTCGATCTCCTCCGCGAGGAGCCCCAGGTGGTTGCTCCCCTCGGCGTGGGCCACGAACACCTCCTGCGCCTCCTCGATCCGCCCCGCCATCGCCAGCGCCTCCGCGAGCCAGAAGCCGCAGAGCACGAACGCGCCCTCCGGGCCGCCGACGCCGTCGTCCATGCGGTAGCGGTGCAGGAACGGCCCCGTCGACAGCTCCGCGCGGACCCAGTCCACCGTCTGGGCGATCAGGGGGTGGTCCGGGGGCAGGAAGCCGCAGATCGGATAGAGCAGCAGCGCCGCGTCCGGCTCGTGCAGCCCGTAGGCGCTCACGAAGTGCCGGCCGTTCGGGTCGAGCCCGTTCTTGAGGATGTCGTCGTGGATCTGTCGGGCCCCGCGCTCCCAGACCTCGCGTCGCTTTCCGTCGCCGAAGAGCTGGGCCAGGCGCTGACCGCGGTCGAGCGACATCCAGCACATCAGCTTGCTGTGCAGGTTGTGGCGGACCTCGCCGCGAGGCTCCCAGATGCCGTGGTCCGGCTCCGTCCAGCGCGTGCGCATCACCTCGATCACGTCGCGGAGGTGGCGCCACGCGCGCAGGCCGAGCGAGCCGCCGAAGCGCTCGTAGAGCCACGCCGCGTCCACGAGCGCGCCGCCGATGTCGAGCTGCAGCTGGTGCCGCGCCCCGTTGCCGATGCGCACCGGGCTGCTGTCGCCGAACCCGCGCAGGTGCGCGAGCGCCTCCTCCTCGGGCACGTGGTCCCCGTCGACCGTGTACATGATTTGCAATTGCCCATCATGGCGATCGAGCGCGTCGCGGACGAAGTGGAAGAACTCGCGGGCCTCGGTGCCGTAGCCGATGAGGTTGGCCGCGCGGATGGCCATCGCCGCGTCCCGCGTCCAGGTGTAGCGGTAGTCCCAGTTGCGCCCGCCGCCGATCCACTCGGGGAGCGAGGCGGTCGGGGCCGCGGTCATCGCGCCGGTGGGGCCGTGGATCAAGAGCTTCAGCAGGAGCGCCGAGCGCTGCACGTGGTGTCGCCACGGGCCCTCGTAGGTGATCTTCGAGGCCCACTCGCGCCACTTCGCGCGCGTCGACCGCAGGTGCTCGTAGGGGCGGTAGCCCTGGACGGGCTCGGGGCCGGGCGCGCCCCAGCTGAGCACCATCCACTTCCGCTCGCCCGCGCGCAGCTTCACGCGCGCCTTCAGGCCGCCCTCGGGGCGCTCGGTCCAGGTGGCGCTCTCCATCACCGCGACCAGCGTGTCCCCCGCGCTGCTCCGCGCGAGCGCGCCGGCGCCGTCGACCTCGAACCGGGTCTCGGCCCGGCCGTAGTCGAAGCGCGGGTCGAAGACGACGTCCATCTCCACCTCTCCCTCGACGCAGTGCACGCGGCGGTGGATCTCGTGGATCGACGCGCGGGGGTCATCGCTCCACGGCATGTAGTCGGTCATGCGGACGACGCCCTGCCTCTCGATCTGGAAGAGCGTCTCCAGCACGTTCGTGTCGGGGTCGTACCGCTGCAGCGACTCGAAGGGGCGCCGGGCCGGGGTGATCGCGGTCATGCCGCCGCGGTCCTTGTCGAGGATGGCGCCGAACACGCTCGGGCTGTCGAAGCGAGGCATGCACGCCCAGTCGATGACGCCGTCGACGCGCACCAGGGCCGAGGTGACCCCGTCGCCGATGATGCCGCGGGCGCCGATCGGGAGCTCGCCGTCCGGGAAGTCCTCGGTGAACCGGAAGGGACGGTTGAGTCGCTTGGCCGCGCTGTAGAGATCCATGCAGCGGAGCCTATATGCGCGTTGACCGATGGGACCAGACGGGAGAACCTGAGACGTGCCCACACGACGAGTCCGAGAGCTGGCCGAAGAGCTCGCGCGCGAGCTGGAGCGCGACGGCGCGCTGGACGCGAAGACCCGCGACGCGCTCGCGGAGCTGCGCGGAGAGGTGGAGTCCGCGCTCGAGGAAGACGCGCCGGCCTCGCCGCCCTCCGCGCGGGCGCACGGCTTCGTGGAGCGCTTCGAGCGCGATCACCCGGAGCTCACCGCGCTGGTGCAGCGCCTGGCCGACGCGCTCCAGGCGGCCGGGCTCTGAGAGACCGACGGTCTCGGCGGCCGTGATTCGAGCGACCGTGAGCGGACCGATCGGCAAACGGGTCCGCCCGTGCTATCGCCCGTCGGATGAGCGGCAGGTACGCGTGCATCATCCTCGACTTCGACGGCACCTTCACCGACGTCGAGCGCGAGGCCGTTCCTTTCCTCGCTCGCTATCGGGAGGGTCTCGCGGCGCTCATCGGCCGCGATCTGGACGACGCCTGGGGCCGGGCGGTGGCCGCGGTGGAGTCGGATCTGGACGCCCACGGCTTCGAGTTCGACGGGCGCATCGTCGCGCCGTCGCACGCCGATCCGTACATCCTGGCCACCAGCGTCGCGCGCCTCGTGCTGGCCGAGGACGGGGAAGGCCACGACGTCGACGCCGCGCTCGAGCAGCTCTTCCGGGACAGCTACGGCTGCGCGGACACCGCCTTCCGGCCCGACGCCGACCAGGTCGTGCAGGCGGTGCTCGAGATGGACGCGCCGGTGTACGTGGTGACCAACTCGAACACCGAGCACGTGAAGAAGAAGATCCGCGCGCTCTCGGGCGACGCGCTCTCGCGCCTCCGCGACGTCCGGGGCGACGCGAAGAAGTTCCACCTGGTCGACCCCGACACCGCCGACCCGCGCTTCGACGCGGTACCCGAGGCGCTGGAGGTCGAGGGGCTCTCGCGCCCGCTCTTCCTCCGCCGCGGCCGCTACTTCGAGACGCTGCGCGACATCTGGACCGAGACGGGGACCGAGCCCGCGCAGACCCTCGTCTGCGGCGACATCTTCGAGCTGGACCTCGCGCTCCCCGCGCAGCTCGGCGCGACGGTGCACCTGGTGACGCGCCCGAACACGCCCGGCTGGGAGCGTCGCGCCGTCGAGCGCGCGGGCGGCACCTGGTCGGAGCGCCTCACGGGTCTGCTGGAGCACCTCTGAGCTCGCGGTAGACGAGCGGCTCGGCGACGTTCTTGACCGTCGCCTCCCGCGGCGCCGTGAACCGGGCCTCGTCGCCGACCGCGGCCACGAAGCCCTCCATGCAGAAGATCTCGCCCGCGCTGGCCACGCCCTGCAGGCGCGCCGTGTTGTTCATGCCCGAGCTGAACGCGGTGTAGTTGTCGTTCGGGCCGAAGAAGCCGACCGAGACCGGGCACCAGTTGAGCCCGATCGCGACGTCGAGCGGGACGCCGCGGACCTCGGGGAGGGTGTCGCCGAGGGCGCGGGTGTGGGCGCGGATCCGGGCCGCGGCGTCGAGCGCGCGGCGACAGGCCTCCTCCGGGCTCATCTCGAAGAAGGGCGGGCCCCAGAGGCCGATGATGCAGTCGCCGACCATCTTGTCGAACACGCCGCCCGTGTCCCAGACGATGTCGACCACGCCGTCGGCCCACGCGTCGATCAGCCGCCCGATGGCCTCGGGGCTGTGGAGGGCCGACTCGCTCAGCCGGGTGAAGCCCGCGATGTCTCCGTAGAGGATCGCGATCTCCTTCTCGCGCGGCGTCAGGTACCGCTCGAGGTAGCCCTCCTCGCGCAGCAGCCGCTCGCAGCTCGCGGCCGAGAAGATGTTCGAGAGCTGCTTCCACTCGCGGTTGAAGTCGACGATGCGCTGCCGCAGGTAGTCTGCGAAGCGGTCGAGCAGCTCGCGGTCGTGGGTGTGGAACTCGCCCTGGGCGCTGGTGACCAGCATGCGGCCGACCACCCGCGCGGTGCGCACGCCGGTGATGAGCACCTCTTCCCGGTAGCGCGTGATGCCGAAGCGCGCGCGGAGCTCCGCGTCCTCGCCGTCGAGGAAGGCCCCGGCCCGCTCCCGGACGAAGGCGTCGACCTCCGGGTCCTCGGGGTGCGCGGAGTCGTGGTCGAGCGCGCCGTCGCGATAGACCTTGTATCTGAGCGCGCCCGCCTCGAGGTCGTCCTCGTGCCGGAACAGCAGGAGCAGCCGCGCGAAGCCGACCTCGCGGTGGAGGATGTCGATGGCGCGGGCGATGCCGCGGTCGAGCACCGGCTCCTTCAGGGCGTCGCTGATGGCGCGGATCACCTCGTACTTGCGGCGCGCGAGCGCGATGGCCGCGAGGTGGTTGTCGAGCTCCTCGGCGAAGCGGCCGAGCAGCGCGGCGGCCTCCTCGGAGGGGTCGACGTCGAAGAGGGCGAAGGCGGTCCCGAAGTCCTCGCCCGCGACGTCGAGGCGGTGGGCGAGCACGCAG
It includes:
- a CDS encoding DUF4404 family protein; the encoded protein is MPTRRVRELAEELARELERDGALDAKTRDALAELRGEVESALEEDAPASPPSARAHGFVERFERDHPELTALVQRLADALQAAGL
- a CDS encoding HAD family hydrolase, which translates into the protein MSGRYACIILDFDGTFTDVEREAVPFLARYREGLAALIGRDLDDAWGRAVAAVESDLDAHGFEFDGRIVAPSHADPYILATSVARLVLAEDGEGHDVDAALEQLFRDSYGCADTAFRPDADQVVQAVLEMDAPVYVVTNSNTEHVKKKIRALSGDALSRLRDVRGDAKKFHLVDPDTADPRFDAVPEALEVEGLSRPLFLRRGRYFETLRDIWTETGTEPAQTLVCGDIFELDLALPAQLGATVHLVTRPNTPGWERRAVERAGGTWSERLTGLLEHL
- a CDS encoding adenylate/guanylate cyclase domain-containing protein, translated to MKDGVGTQTAEALERQVAELEAQLARHVRAEALSSAVDARLEEALRLRQPLERVMPDLLQRVAEHLGARAVAVRTLDESLAERTFSAGDIALRPDELARAAAGESRLERGADGCVLAHRLDVAGEDFGTAFALFDVDPSEEAAALLGRFAEELDNHLAAIALARRKYEVIRAISDALKEPVLDRGIARAIDILHREVGFARLLLLFRHEDDLEAGALRYKVYRDGALDHDSAHPEDPEVDAFVRERAGAFLDGEDAELRARFGITRYREEVLITGVRTARVVGRMLVTSAQGEFHTHDRELLDRFADYLRQRIVDFNREWKQLSNIFSAASCERLLREEGYLERYLTPREKEIAILYGDIAGFTRLSESALHSPEAIGRLIDAWADGVVDIVWDTGGVFDKMVGDCIIGLWGPPFFEMSPEEACRRALDAAARIRAHTRALGDTLPEVRGVPLDVAIGLNWCPVSVGFFGPNDNYTAFSSGMNNTARLQGVASAGEIFCMEGFVAAVGDEARFTAPREATVKNVAEPLVYRELRGAPADP